The following are encoded in a window of Fretibacter rubidus genomic DNA:
- the dksA gene encoding RNA polymerase-binding protein DksA gives MTAAKKTESVKIPEGYQPSDEDEKFMNPIMSAYFRKILTDWRDDVARQTAETIEYLKGENVSHPDPADTAAANADRQLELRTRDRLRKLTNKIDKAIRRIDNGTYGYCEETGDPIRVRRLEARPVATLSIEAQEMHERGERVRAG, from the coding sequence ATGACTGCTGCGAAAAAGACTGAAAGCGTGAAAATCCCTGAGGGCTATCAGCCATCAGACGAAGACGAAAAATTCATGAACCCGATTATGTCGGCTTATTTCCGTAAAATTCTGACGGATTGGAGAGATGACGTCGCGCGGCAAACGGCCGAGACGATTGAGTATCTTAAGGGTGAAAATGTGTCCCATCCCGACCCAGCGGATACGGCGGCGGCCAATGCAGACCGTCAACTTGAACTGCGCACCCGTGATCGTCTGCGTAAGCTGACCAATAAAATCGACAAAGCCATTCGCCGCATCGATAACGGCACTTATGGTTATTGTGAGGAGACGGGCGACCCCATCCGTGTTCGCCGCCTAGAAGCGCGCCCTGTCGCGACATTGTCTATTGAGGCCCAAGAAATGCACGAACGCGGAGAGCGAGTGC
- a CDS encoding AAA family ATPase has translation MMMKFEGTKDYVATGDLMMAVNAAITLERPLLIKGEPGTGKTVLAHEIAKGLGAPLLEWNIKSTTKAQQGLYEYDAVARLRDSQLGDDRVHDISNYIKRGKVWEAFTSEQRPILLIDEIDKADIEFPNDLLHELDKMAFFVYETGETITAKQRPIIIITSNNEKDLPDAFLRRCFFHYIQFPDDETMAKIVEVHFPGIKPRLLSAAMKRFYDVRSMPGLKKKPSTSELLDWLKLLLVEDIDPETLKEADPKKMIPPLHGALLKNEQDVHLFERLAFLSRRES, from the coding sequence ATGATGATGAAATTTGAAGGCACAAAAGACTACGTCGCGACTGGTGATTTGATGATGGCGGTTAATGCCGCTATCACATTAGAACGCCCGCTTTTGATCAAGGGCGAACCGGGAACGGGTAAAACTGTGCTGGCCCACGAAATCGCCAAAGGGCTGGGCGCGCCGCTGCTGGAATGGAACATCAAATCCACGACCAAAGCCCAACAAGGGCTGTATGAATATGACGCGGTGGCCCGCCTACGCGATAGCCAGCTAGGCGATGACCGCGTTCACGACATCAGCAATTATATCAAGCGCGGCAAAGTCTGGGAGGCTTTCACATCAGAGCAGCGCCCAATTTTGTTGATTGACGAAATTGACAAAGCCGATATCGAATTTCCAAACGACTTGTTGCATGAGCTCGATAAAATGGCGTTCTTTGTTTACGAGACAGGCGAGACCATCACAGCCAAACAGCGTCCGATTATCATCATCACATCCAATAATGAGAAAGACTTACCCGATGCGTTTTTGCGCCGGTGTTTTTTCCATTATATTCAATTCCCCGACGACGAGACTATGGCGAAAATCGTCGAAGTCCACTTCCCGGGTATTAAGCCGCGCCTGCTATCAGCGGCGATGAAACGCTTTTATGATGTGCGGTCCATGCCGGGCCTAAAGAAAAAGCCCAGCACGAGCGAACTTTTGGATTGGCTGAAATTGCTTCTGGTTGAAGATATTGATCCGGAGACCTTAAAAGAAGCCGACCCGAAAAAGATGATACCGCCGCTGCATGGTGCGCTGCTTAAGAATGAGCAGGATGTGCATCTGTTTGAGCGCTTAGCCTTCCTGAGCCGCCGCGAGAGCTAG